Below is a genomic region from Thermococcus sp..
AGGATTTTTCGGAAAAACTTCGACTTTAATGTTTATAAGCGTGCACTAAAGTACAAGTTAGTAACATTTGGTTGGTAACCGTTTGTTTGAAAAATTCTTAAATCAATCCTTTACAAACTTAAAATCGTAAGCCCGTTCGAGGCGGTGATGCCCTTGAGATACATAAAATTGCCTTCCGAAAACTTTGAGAAGTTCTTCAAGTCACTCGAAGCCTGGGGCACTGTCTATGCTCCAGTAAAGAAGGGGAGCATCTACTCTTTCCAGGAGGTGCACGACCCGGCGGAGATAGTGCTGGACTACAACAGAACCATGCTTCCTCCGAAGAAGTTCTTCTTCAGGCCCAGAGAGGCCATTCTCAGGCTAAAAAACGGCCGCTGGGAGGAGGAGATAGAGGCAGAACCGATGGTCCTCTTCGGACTCCATTCCTGTGATATCCACGGTCTTAAGATACTCGACAAGGTGTACCTCGATGAACCCGCCGACCCGTACTACAAGAGCAGGCGGGAAAAGACCCTGATAATAGGGATAAGCTGCATGCCCGACGAGTACTGCTTCTGCAAGAGCCTCGGCACGCACTTCGCAATGGACGGCTTCGACCTGTTCCTGCACGAACTGCCGGACGGATGGCTTGTGAGGATAGGCAGCGTCCGCGGTCATGAGATAGTATGGGAGGACGACGAACTGTTTGAAGAGGTGACCGACGAAGACCTGGCCAACTTCAAAGAGTTCGAGGAGAAGCGCGCGAAATCTTTCCAGAAGGAGCTCCCGCAGGAAGGTCTCGCAGACATGCTCGATCTGGCGTACAACAGCCCGGTATGGAAGAAGTACGCAGAGATATGCCTCGCATGCGGCAACTGCAACATGGTGTGCCCGACGTGCCGCTGCTACGAGGTCTGTGACCGCTGGATGGACGCGTACAAAGCGGTCCGGGAGAGGCGCTACGACTCGTGCTTCATGGAGAACCACGGACTCGTTGCCGGGGGCCACAACTTCAGGCCCACCCGTCTTGACCGCTTCAGGCACCGCTATTACTGCAAGAGCTACTTTGACCCGTCCTCCGGCTACAACTGCGTCGGATGTGGGAGATGCGACGAGTTCTGCCCCGCGAAGATAGAGCACGTCAAGGTTCTTGAGGAGGTTAGGGGGTCTCTGAAATGAGCGAGAACCCGTATGTGACCCACAACGCCAGGATTCTCGAAGTGAAGGACCTGACATCAAGGGAAAAGCTCTTCACGCTACGCTTCCTCGATCCCGAGGTCGAGGCCAACTTCAACTTCAAGCCAGGGCAGTTCGTCATCGTTGACATACGCGGTTTCGGGGAGTTCCCGATAAGCATATGCTCTTCCCCGACGAGGAGGGGCTACCTCCAGCTCTGCATCAGGAAAGCCGGCAGGATGACCAAGTTCATACACAAGATGAAGGAGGGCGATATAATAGGAATCCGCGGGCCCTACGGAAACGGCTTCCCCATGGAGAAGATGGAGGGCTCCAACCTGATACTCGTTGCAGGTGGCCTCGGAATGGCACCCCTCCGTTCGGTGCTCTGGTACGCCATCGACACCGGCAAATACGAGAACGTCTGGCTGCTCTATGGAACCAAAGCCTACGAGGACATACTCTTCCGCGACGAGATAATACACCTCCTGAAGCACGGTGATGCCATGAACTGCTCGGTAAAGCTGGCATACGAGGTCGAAAGCCCGTCGTGCATATATCTGGAGAGGGGCTTCTCGGACAGGGTGTGCAAGGGTGTCGTCACCGACCTGTTCAGGGGGGAGGAGTTCGACGTGAACAACACCTACGCCCTCATCTGCGGCCCGCCGGTCATGTACAAGTTCGTCATAAGGGAGCTCCTGGATAGGAAGCTCTCTCCGGGCAGGATATACATGACCCTTGAGAGGAGAATGCGCTGTGGGATAGGCAAGTGCGGCCACTGCATCGTCGGAACGAGCACGTCCATCAAGTACGTCTGCAAGGACGGTCCGGTCTTCACGTACTGGGACGCTCTCTCCACAAGGGGGTTGATATGATGGACAAGCTCAAGTTGGCAGTTTTCGAACTTACCGACTGCGGCGGATGTGCCCTCAACATTCTCTTCCTCTATGAAAAGCTCTTCGACCTCCTCGAATTCTACGAGATAACCGAGTTCCACATGGCGACCAGCCTGAGCGAGGAGAACCACTACGACGTTGCACTCGTAACCGGAACCGTTTCAACCCAGCGCGACCTGAACCTCCTCAAAGAGGCGAGAAACCACTCCGAATACCTCATAGCCCTCGGAACCTGCGCAACCCACGGGTCTGTTCAGGGGAGCGTTGAACTCCCCATAAGGGAGAAGCTGAAGGCCGTTTACGGGGACAGTGGTAATCCGATGCGCGCCCTCGACTCCAAACCGGTCGTCGAATACGTCGCCGTTGATTTCGCCCTTCCGGGATGCCCGTACGACAAGGAGGAAGTCTACCAGGTGCTCATCGACATTGCCAAGGGCATCGAGCCTGTTAGAAAGGACTACCCCGTCTGCCTGGAGTGCAAGCTCAACGAGTACGAGTGCGTGCTGGTAAAGAAGGGCCTTCCGTGCCTCGGCCCGATAACCTACGGAGGTTGCAAGGCTGTCTGCGTGCGCTCGGGCCTCGGATGCATAGGCTGCCGCGGTCCGCTTCCGGGGGAGGTTAACCCGGCCAGCGAGTACGAGATTCTCAAGAGCCTCGGCTACGATGACGAGTACATCGTGAGGAAGTTCAAGACCTTCGCGAGGTGGGAGCCATGATAATCGAGATGAGAGAATTCACGCGCGTTGAGGGCAACGGCAAAGCCGAGATAGTCATCGAGGACGGCGAGGTAAAGGACGTCAGGCTCCAGATAGTTGAGGGGCCGCGCTTCTTCGAACTCCTGACCCTGGGAAGACACTACTACGATGTTCCCGACCTTGAGGCAAGGATATGCGCCATCTGTTACCTCTCCCACAGCGTTGCCTCAGTCCTTGGAATCGAGAGGGCCTTCGGAGTTGAAGTTCCGGAGGAGATAACACTCCTCAGGGAACTCGGCCTGATAGGAGAGTTCCTTGAGAGCCACGCGCTTCACCTCTACCTCCTAGTTGCACCGGACGTCTTCGGCTATCCCGACGCCATAAGGATGGCGACGAAGCACGGCGAGCTGGTGAAAGAGGGACTGGCCCTCAAGGCCTTTGGGAACAGGCTCAGAGTCATCATAGGCGGCAGGGAGATACACGGCATAAACGTCAAGCCCGGCGGCTTTGGAAGGTATCCAACCGTTGAGGAGCTGGAGGAGATAGAGAGGGAGAGCGAAGCCCTTCTCCGGCTGGCCAGGCGGGCCGTGAGGCTCTTCGCACAGTTAGACCCCTACGGAGAGAGGGCAAAGCACTTCGTTGCCACCGACGGCTACCTGTGGGGTGAGAAGCTGATATCCGACGAGGAAGGCACCTTCCACTACACCGAGAGGATAGAGGAGCGGTCCCTCGTCTACAGCTTCGCCAAGCAGAGCAGGTACCGGGGCGAAGCATTTTTTGTCGGAGCGCTTCCGAGGCTGCTCCTTAAGTCGGAGATGCTCACCCCCACGGCAAAGAGGCTCTTTGAGGAGCACAGGGAGAAACTGGAGACAGGCTACGTCAGCTACAACAACCTGGCCCAGGCGATAGAGCTGGTCTACTCCCTCGAAAAGGCCAACGAGATAGCGAGGATCCTGCTCGATAGGGGCATCGATGGAGAGAACGTCCCCGTCGAGCCCAGGGAAGGTGAGGGCATCGGCTACGTGGAAGCGCCGAGGGGGCTCCTCATACACCACTACCGCACCGATTCCGAGGGCAAGATAGCCTACTCCAACATAATAACGCCAACGGCTCTGAACCACGCGATGATAGAGGCCAGCCTTCTGAAGGAAGCCAGGGAACTCTATGGCGAAGTTGACGAGGGCAGGATGATAGGGCGCCTTGAGGAGACGGTGAGGGCGTTCGATCCGTGCATATCCTGCTCGGTGCACATTGTCCGGTTATGAGGCCATTTGGTTCTTTACATTCTTTAGATTTCTTTTCTGGCTTTTCCTCACACATAAAAACATATATTCACCACGATGCAACTTTAGTATACCGAGGATTCACAATGGAGGGCTTGGAAGACGTTTTCAAAGCCATAGACACAATAAAACCAGGAGGGGCTGTTCTGATAGAATACAACCCATCATCGTGCCCGAGTTTCTAACACTGGTCCTGCTAATGTACGCCAGACATCGGGGGCGTTCCCGTGGTTATAGACGAGAACTTCAACTCACTGCATGTAATACAGAAACATCTGGAACCCTGGGGAATACAGGAAGACTTCATGGACGCCCTCATGATAAAATCAAACGGGAGCGTAGATGTTGGGAGCGTGGTAAGCAGAATAATGTCCAACACCGAACCCAAAGTCTACCTGAAAGAATACGGGGAAATCGCCAGAAAGGCACTCCAGAAGCATGAGGGCTTGTAAACATAGTCCTTGGAACAGAAAAATATTTGCTTTCGTCTACAATGTCCGGGAATTCTACCTTCTGATAATTCGCATTCAGAAGGTTCTTGGTTACCCGAAGAGCGTTCTATCTGGTAAATAGAGGAACGGCAGAATCTTTTGGCTTCAATCCCCCTCCCAAACTGGAGGAACTAGCGAGTACTGTGGTCAGAATCCAGGCAAGAAACGGTACCCATGTTGCGGTGCCCGTGAAGAGCCTGCTGGTGGGGATCATCGGGAAGGAGTTCTCAGGAGACCCGGATGAGATAGCCAAATGGTGACGTGTCAGGTAGGTTTAAGAGGACCGAAGACCGACCAATACTGCAACAGCGCTTGAAATCCTCTTTTTATCTCTCCCGTGCCCCGCAAAATGTTTATATCCTCTTGAAATAAATTTTAAAGGGTGAGAACTATGAACTGGGAAAAAGCCACCGAGATCGCTGACTCCCTGCTCCCCGGCGAAACAGTTCTCGTGAAATATACTACGTCCTACATCCCCGAATTCCTGCTGAAGTTCTTCGTGGACTACTCCAAGAGAAAGGAAATCCCCCTCCTCATAGATGACAATTTTGATACCCTCCACTCAATCGCGATCCGCGCAGAGATGATGAACCTACCCCTGAAGCTGGACGACGTGTACGTTATAAAAACCGGCGGAAAACTGGACGTCGGGAACGTTGTGGCAAAGGTCCAATTCCACCCAGACCCAAGGGTCTATCTCAAGAACTACGAGGAGGCCATACAGGAGGCACTGAAGGAAATCCCAACTCCCGTGATAAACCTCGTAATCGGGGTGGAGAATCTGTTTCTCATAATAAGAACGCCCCTCGACGCGTACCGGCTGATACTGGCGATGCAGAAGTTCATGGGCAACAGGAACAGGAAGGCGTTTTACATAGTCAACGAGACCGTAATGGAGAACCTTCCAATAAAGGTTCTCCAGGAGTTCGAGAGGATAGCCACCACCGTGATAAGGCTCACGCCGTACCATACCGGCGCGACCCTGCGGGTTATCAAAAGCATCAATCCCAATCTCATAGGGAGGGAGGAGAAAATAGACGTCGAGGGGTGGATGTAATGGAGGCGTTTAAAAAACCCGTTCTAGTCACCAAGAAGGATCTAGACGCCATGGTAGAACAGATCTGGCCGGGAGGCACTACAATAATTGAAAACCGCGGTGCCCTGGGGGCCGAGTTTGTCCTCCATGCGTTCATTCAGTACTCAAAAAGAAAGCGCATACCCCTCATAGTGGAGGACATCTTCGACACGCTCCCCATCTACGTAGGGCACCTCAGGCTGATGGGCGCCAGCGTGGAGGAAAAGGACATCACGGTGATCAAGGTTGGCGGGGCGCAGGAAGCGGGGAACGTCATAGCCAGGATCAGGTTTGAGAACGACCCCCACGTGTACCAGAGGAAGATCGATCAGGAGCTTCAGAAGGTAGTAGGCGATGGTGTTTACATACACCTTGTTCTCGGGCTGGAGAGGCTGCTGTTCCTCCAGGGCGACGTTCGCAGCGCATACACCCTTCTGGGACTCATAAAGCAGAAACTCGGTGACAAACGCAGAATAAACGTCTACCTGGTAGAGGCGCCCATAATGGAAACACTGGACTTCAACCCCCTGCCAATGCTGGAAGACATAGCGACCTCCGCGATAGAGCTCACCAGCGAGGGAGAGCTCATAAGAATGAAGTTCAGGAAGTCGGTGTTCACGCTGCTCATGCACAAGGAATACGTCCTCATATCTCCCAGGGAGACACTGCGGTGGTGGAGTTGAGCTTCCTCAGCAGGCTCTTCGAGGGGAGTAAAGAAGAGCAAAAAATACGAACGATCCCCGGAAAGCCTGTGGGAAAATTCAGGGTGGAGAGCGTTCTCAGGGTCTTCACCAGACAGGTTCTCATCGGGGAGGTGACAGAAGGCATCGTCTATCCAGGTTGCAAGCTCAGAGGAGGTAGCATCGGGAAGGTCGTGAAGATTGAAATGGGCAGAAGGCAGGTGGACCTCGCCGAAAGCGGCAATAAAGTGGCTATAATGCTGGAAAATGAAATACCCGCCAAAAAGGGAGATGAACTGGAGATATACCCATGACAGCACGGCAGACCACGCCCATAACAACCTTTAATTTCTTAGGCATTAACTTCTCTGTGGGGAAACACCATGGGCATCTTAGACAGGTTCAGAAAAAAGAAGGATGAGCCAGAGATCGTCTCAAGGTACCCTGTCGCCAGATTTAAAGTTTCTGAGATTACGTACGTACTTGGAAAGCAGGTCTTGGGCGGAGTCGTGATGGAGGGAGTGATATACCCTGGCTACAAGCTCAAGGGGGGCGGGGTGGCCCTGGTGAGGGAGATCCACATCAAGAACAGGAAAGTGGATTTCGCCGTGGATCACGATGAGGCAGCCCTGGTTCTTGAGGGAAGGCTGAAGGTCAAAGAGGGAGAGGTCATAGAAGTTTACCAGTCGTGAGGTGATGGCAATGATAATCTGGGACGACCACTTCCACGTCGACCCGTACCACGGGCTGTTCCTTGAGGCGGTTAAGGAATTCCACAGGGCGGGAGGAACTCACCTCGTCGTCGTCTACAAGACGGCCCACGACTACGGCTTCCCGGGCCTCAAGGCAGAGGACTTCATCAAGGCGATGGACTTCCACATTGAGCTTGTTGAGAAGATAAACAAGGAGACGCCCGTCAAAGCCTACGCTGTCGTCGGTGTTCATCCCGCCGAGTTCGCCTATTTGGCGGAGCAGAAAGACCTCGAATACGCCAAAAACGAGGTCATGAAGGCCTTAGACTACGCCCAAAAGCTCTGCCTCGAAGGGAAGGCGATAGCCATAGGCGAGATAGGCAGGCCGCACTATCCCGTTCCAGAGGAAATCTGGGAGGCGAGCATCGAGCTGATGAAATATGGAATGGCCTTGGCAAAGGAAGCCGACTGCGCCGTCCAGCTCCACACAGAGAGCTTCGACGAGGAGAAGTTCAGGGAGCTGGGAGAGTACGTGAAGGAGGTCGGGATAAAGTCCTACAAGGTAGTTAAACACTTCTCGCCGCCGCTGGTAAAGGTGGCCGAGGAAGTGGGCGTCTTCCCGAGCATAATAGCCAGCAGGAAGAACATAAAGGCCGCGATAGAACAGGGGAACAGGTTCATGATGGAAACGGACTACATAGACGACAAGAGGAGACCTGGTGCAGTTCTCGGCCCGAAGACCGTTCCGAGGAGAACCAAGGCCTTCCTCCAGAACGGCATCTTTACGGAGGAGGACGTTTACAAGATTCATGTGGATAATCCGAGGAAGGTTTACGGGGTTGAGGTGAGGGAGTAAACCAAAAGCGATTTATAGAACTCTTCCTGAAATAATTACCTGAGGGTTCCTCATGGGAAAGCTAAGGGCAGTTCTCCCAATCCTCATGATATACTACATCGTCAAGAAATCTGACAAGAAATACGAGAAGAAAATCGGGTGGATGA
It encodes:
- the shyB gene encoding NAD(P)-dependent hydrogenase/sulfhydrogenase 2 subunit beta, coding for MRYIKLPSENFEKFFKSLEAWGTVYAPVKKGSIYSFQEVHDPAEIVLDYNRTMLPPKKFFFRPREAILRLKNGRWEEEIEAEPMVLFGLHSCDIHGLKILDKVYLDEPADPYYKSRREKTLIIGISCMPDEYCFCKSLGTHFAMDGFDLFLHELPDGWLVRIGSVRGHEIVWEDDELFEEVTDEDLANFKEFEEKRAKSFQKELPQEGLADMLDLAYNSPVWKKYAEICLACGNCNMVCPTCRCYEVCDRWMDAYKAVRERRYDSCFMENHGLVAGGHNFRPTRLDRFRHRYYCKSYFDPSSGYNCVGCGRCDEFCPAKIEHVKVLEEVRGSLK
- the shyC gene encoding NAD(P)-dependent hydrogenase/sulfhydrogenase 2 subunit gamma, which translates into the protein MSENPYVTHNARILEVKDLTSREKLFTLRFLDPEVEANFNFKPGQFVIVDIRGFGEFPISICSSPTRRGYLQLCIRKAGRMTKFIHKMKEGDIIGIRGPYGNGFPMEKMEGSNLILVAGGLGMAPLRSVLWYAIDTGKYENVWLLYGTKAYEDILFRDEIIHLLKHGDAMNCSVKLAYEVESPSCIYLERGFSDRVCKGVVTDLFRGEEFDVNNTYALICGPPVMYKFVIRELLDRKLSPGRIYMTLERRMRCGIGKCGHCIVGTSTSIKYVCKDGPVFTYWDALSTRGLI
- the shyD gene encoding NAD(P)-dependent hydrogenase/sulfhydrogenase 2 subunit delta; this encodes MMDKLKLAVFELTDCGGCALNILFLYEKLFDLLEFYEITEFHMATSLSEENHYDVALVTGTVSTQRDLNLLKEARNHSEYLIALGTCATHGSVQGSVELPIREKLKAVYGDSGNPMRALDSKPVVEYVAVDFALPGCPYDKEEVYQVLIDIAKGIEPVRKDYPVCLECKLNEYECVLVKKGLPCLGPITYGGCKAVCVRSGLGCIGCRGPLPGEVNPASEYEILKSLGYDDEYIVRKFKTFARWEP
- the shyA gene encoding NAD(P)-dependent hydrogenase/sulfhydrogenase 2 subunit alpha, with amino-acid sequence MIIEMREFTRVEGNGKAEIVIEDGEVKDVRLQIVEGPRFFELLTLGRHYYDVPDLEARICAICYLSHSVASVLGIERAFGVEVPEEITLLRELGLIGEFLESHALHLYLLVAPDVFGYPDAIRMATKHGELVKEGLALKAFGNRLRVIIGGREIHGINVKPGGFGRYPTVEELEEIERESEALLRLARRAVRLFAQLDPYGERAKHFVATDGYLWGEKLISDEEGTFHYTERIEERSLVYSFAKQSRYRGEAFFVGALPRLLLKSEMLTPTAKRLFEEHREKLETGYVSYNNLAQAIELVYSLEKANEIARILLDRGIDGENVPVEPREGEGIGYVEAPRGLLIHHYRTDSEGKIAYSNIITPTALNHAMIEASLLKEARELYGEVDEGRMIGRLEETVRAFDPCISCSVHIVRL
- a CDS encoding DUF257 family protein, whose protein sequence is MVIDENFNSLHVIQKHLEPWGIQEDFMDALMIKSNGSVDVGSVVSRIMSNTEPKVYLKEYGEIARKALQKHEGL
- a CDS encoding DUF257 family protein, which translates into the protein MVTRRAFYLVNRGTAESFGFNPPPKLEELASTVVRIQARNGTHVAVPVKSLLVGIIGKEFSGDPDEIAKW
- a CDS encoding DUF257 family protein; the protein is MNWEKATEIADSLLPGETVLVKYTTSYIPEFLLKFFVDYSKRKEIPLLIDDNFDTLHSIAIRAEMMNLPLKLDDVYVIKTGGKLDVGNVVAKVQFHPDPRVYLKNYEEAIQEALKEIPTPVINLVIGVENLFLIIRTPLDAYRLILAMQKFMGNRNRKAFYIVNETVMENLPIKVLQEFERIATTVIRLTPYHTGATLRVIKSINPNLIGREEKIDVEGWM
- a CDS encoding DUF257 family protein; its protein translation is MEAFKKPVLVTKKDLDAMVEQIWPGGTTIIENRGALGAEFVLHAFIQYSKRKRIPLIVEDIFDTLPIYVGHLRLMGASVEEKDITVIKVGGAQEAGNVIARIRFENDPHVYQRKIDQELQKVVGDGVYIHLVLGLERLLFLQGDVRSAYTLLGLIKQKLGDKRRINVYLVEAPIMETLDFNPLPMLEDIATSAIELTSEGELIRMKFRKSVFTLLMHKEYVLISPRETLRWWS
- the pbp11 gene encoding tRNA-binding protein Pbp11, translated to MELSFLSRLFEGSKEEQKIRTIPGKPVGKFRVESVLRVFTRQVLIGEVTEGIVYPGCKLRGGSIGKVVKIEMGRRQVDLAESGNKVAIMLENEIPAKKGDELEIYP
- the pbp11 gene encoding tRNA-binding protein Pbp11, which produces MGILDRFRKKKDEPEIVSRYPVARFKVSEITYVLGKQVLGGVVMEGVIYPGYKLKGGGVALVREIHIKNRKVDFAVDHDEAALVLEGRLKVKEGEVIEVYQS
- a CDS encoding TatD family hydrolase, with the translated sequence MIIWDDHFHVDPYHGLFLEAVKEFHRAGGTHLVVVYKTAHDYGFPGLKAEDFIKAMDFHIELVEKINKETPVKAYAVVGVHPAEFAYLAEQKDLEYAKNEVMKALDYAQKLCLEGKAIAIGEIGRPHYPVPEEIWEASIELMKYGMALAKEADCAVQLHTESFDEEKFRELGEYVKEVGIKSYKVVKHFSPPLVKVAEEVGVFPSIIASRKNIKAAIEQGNRFMMETDYIDDKRRPGAVLGPKTVPRRTKAFLQNGIFTEEDVYKIHVDNPRKVYGVEVRE